Proteins encoded within one genomic window of Candidatus Methylomirabilota bacterium:
- the tsaD gene encoding tRNA (adenosine(37)-N6)-threonylcarbamoyltransferase complex transferase subunit TsaD, with the protein MSDLILGIETSCDETAAAVVEGSEKIRSNIVASQVKLHAPYGGIVPELASRRHLEMIVPVIQLAVTEAGTDFADLTGLAVTVGPGLVGSLLVGMSSAKALAYTLRKPLVGVNHIEGHLYAVFLDHPHLECPYVALVASGGHTHLYHAEAPGTCRLLGCTRDDAAGEAFDKVAKVLGLPYPGGPHIEQVARAGDPRAVSLPRPIIGHGSLDFSFSGLKTAVIQYLERRGYRTPRRRGATRMDASDREPTVLNPQLVADIAASFQQAVVDVLTRNAIRAAKRVGSSRILLTGGVACNQSLRQHLAQRANRDEIEVFWPRRELCTDNAAMIAAAGYARLRRGEVASLDLNAVADLPLC; encoded by the coding sequence ATGTCTGACCTCATTCTGGGCATCGAGACCTCGTGTGACGAAACGGCCGCTGCGGTGGTGGAGGGGAGCGAGAAGATCCGTTCCAACATCGTGGCCTCACAAGTGAAATTGCATGCGCCCTACGGGGGAATCGTGCCAGAGTTGGCTTCCCGGCGCCACCTGGAGATGATCGTGCCAGTCATCCAGCTGGCGGTCACGGAGGCCGGGACGGATTTCGCTGACCTGACGGGCCTCGCTGTCACGGTCGGTCCCGGCCTCGTGGGTTCTCTCCTCGTCGGGATGTCGTCAGCCAAGGCGCTGGCGTATACCCTGCGCAAGCCCCTCGTTGGTGTCAATCACATCGAGGGCCATCTTTACGCCGTGTTCCTCGACCATCCGCATCTCGAATGCCCGTATGTCGCCTTGGTGGCTTCGGGGGGCCATACGCACTTGTACCACGCGGAGGCGCCGGGGACATGTCGCCTTTTAGGTTGTACCCGAGACGACGCGGCCGGAGAGGCCTTTGACAAGGTCGCCAAGGTCCTCGGACTTCCCTACCCGGGAGGCCCCCACATCGAACAGGTGGCGCGCGCCGGGGACCCCCGAGCAGTTTCCCTCCCGCGGCCGATCATCGGCCATGGGTCGTTGGACTTCAGTTTCAGTGGACTCAAGACCGCGGTCATCCAGTATCTGGAGAGGAGAGGCTACAGGACGCCACGGCGACGGGGCGCGACACGGATGGATGCTTCCGACCGCGAACCCACCGTTCTCAACCCCCAATTAGTAGCGGACATCGCGGCCAGTTTCCAGCAGGCGGTCGTGGATGTCCTCACGCGCAATGCGATCAGAGCCGCCAAGCGCGTCGGGAGCTCGCGGATCCTTCTCACCGGCGGGGTGGCCTGCAACCAATCTCTCCGGCAACATCTGGCGCAAAGGGCGAACCGTGATGAGATAGAGGTGTTCTGGCCGCGGCGTGAGCTTTGTACCGACAACGCAGCCATGATCGCCGCAGCCGGGTACGCCCGCCTTCGTCGGGGAGAGGTCGCCTCTCTTGACCTCAATGCCGTCGCCGACCTCCCCCTCTGTTGA
- a CDS encoding peptidylprolyl isomerase, translated as MHQHRLILGLTLLVWGAAVVAGEGVLIDKVVAIVNDEVITLSQLQQEGKPLIQRMRDELRKQNPAGQLQITERQILDALILRQLQLQEAAKENIVVDQEQVTAAIEQIKKQNGIISDAEFAEALKQQNLTLEEFKTRVGEQLVVDALLVRNVRTSVIVSDEEITQYYHDHADQFRKPDSVRIRHILMRLPEDPSSEDLTQARARAAKVLGHLQDGADFAMIAAEHSDSAAAKDGGDLGVIQKGDLHPALESAAFSLEPGGISDIITTDAGFNIIKVEERTGGDAMSGQVREQIRQLLFNQKLVKRMNAYFEELKKKAYIDVRLDE; from the coding sequence ATGCACCAGCACCGACTGATCCTGGGCCTTACGCTGCTGGTCTGGGGAGCGGCGGTGGTCGCCGGAGAGGGTGTCCTCATCGATAAGGTAGTTGCCATAGTCAACGACGAGGTAATTACCCTCAGCCAGCTCCAGCAGGAGGGAAAGCCTCTTATCCAGCGCATGCGGGACGAGTTGCGGAAACAGAACCCCGCGGGGCAACTGCAGATTACCGAGCGACAGATTCTTGATGCCTTGATCCTTCGCCAATTGCAGCTGCAGGAGGCGGCGAAGGAAAACATCGTCGTGGATCAGGAACAAGTGACGGCAGCCATCGAACAGATCAAAAAGCAGAACGGCATCATAAGCGATGCCGAGTTCGCCGAGGCCCTCAAGCAGCAGAACCTGACCCTCGAAGAGTTTAAGACGAGGGTGGGGGAGCAGCTGGTTGTGGACGCGCTCCTTGTGCGCAACGTGCGGACGAGCGTCATCGTGTCCGACGAAGAGATTACGCAGTATTATCATGATCACGCCGACCAATTCCGGAAGCCTGACTCCGTCCGAATCCGGCATATTCTGATGCGTCTCCCGGAAGATCCCTCATCCGAGGATCTCACGCAGGCTCGGGCCCGTGCGGCAAAGGTGCTCGGGCACCTTCAAGATGGGGCCGATTTTGCCATGATCGCGGCTGAGCATTCTGACAGCGCAGCAGCCAAGGACGGGGGTGACTTGGGCGTGATTCAAAAGGGGGACCTGCACCCGGCCCTGGAGTCCGCCGCTTTTTCTCTAGAGCCGGGGGGCATCAGCGACATCATCACAACTGACGCGGGGTTCAATATCATCAAGGTCGAGGAGCGCACGGGGGGTGATGCGATGAGTGGCCAGGTCCGGGAACAAATTCGTCAGCTCCTCTTCAACCAGAAGCTGGTGAAACGGATGAATGCGTATTTTGAGGAGCTGAAAAAGAAGGCGTACATCGACGTGCGACTTGACGAGTAA
- the mfd gene encoding transcription-repair coupling factor — protein MIAGRFADLQALNLHERLPDLSDGGGLRLFGLWGGARALVLGEIARALKRPLVVVTATLREAEELTADLRFFLDRDRVELFPEPEGPPFQPISPPLEVRAERMKRLRELRDEELSALVLPAHALFRRLLPPEELDAATMHLYPQRIVPPEQVAEILDLGGYRAVPQVEQAGEYSRRGGILDIGLPHLPHPVRIEFFGDEIDSIRTFDLGTQRSLTSPGQGGVVILPLSEILLRPESRELARQRSKGKGSPLLQGAVEVGKFGPGLERYLPYFYRRTVPLWEYLSRETILVWDDPDQVTAKSETAEELLEEQYERHQGEGLPPLGATHLQWKEIRQGLAYRSRIDLLPFAPAPGQEAAPFVFETRPIATYQGRFTPLVRDLGLWRREGHAITLVARGAAQAQRLGEVLREHDLGASVNDGPALPGSIHILEGGLTAGFHFAPLKQTYLTEAEIFGPRRAVSVRRPKIREARPFVAFEDLKSGDVVVHVDHGIGRFHGLQKLTVGEAEGDYLLLEYAAGDKLYVPVDKFHLVQRYVGADATTSGPLLDRLGSTSWARAKERVRASIREMAQELLKLYAARQVAEGHAFASDTPWQREFEAAFPFEETGDQITAIQQVKADMSRPQPMDRLVCGDVGYGKTEVAMRAAFKAVMDGKQVAVLVPTTVLALQHFQSFSDRFAPFPIVVEVLSRFRTRGEQQKVLRGLRDGTVDIVIGTHRLLQNDVRFRDLGLLVVDEEQRFGVAAKERLKRLRTEVDVLTLTATPIPRTLHMAMLGVRDVSTIETPPEDRLSIRTYVTRFDSAVIQQAIEEEIGRGGQVFFVHNRVESIQAMARFLHRLVPHVKIAVAHGQMSDNELERVMCDFYARRYQLLCCTAIIESGLDIPTANTIIINRADRFGLAQLYQLRGRVGRDRFRAHAYLLIPREDALTEGARKRLQVLAELTELGSGFKIASRDLEIRGAGNLLGVEQHGHINAVGFDLYCQLIQEAVAELKGEDREIVVDPVLRLPLEAFIPEEYVSDATVRLTLYRRLSAAASSAEREELAGELRDRFGPFPPPVEHLLTVLDLKATARSLRIREIDARRGIVRIAFGPAPTVPPERILTLLEAMGGALRYLPEDTLELSCDSTSTLERIARIKALLQEMHEPCGQPLGGSGGS, from the coding sequence ATGATCGCCGGACGATTTGCAGACCTTCAGGCCCTCAACCTTCACGAACGGCTGCCGGACCTTTCGGACGGCGGAGGGCTCCGGCTGTTCGGCCTCTGGGGGGGTGCGCGGGCGCTGGTGCTGGGGGAAATTGCCAGGGCGCTCAAACGGCCACTGGTGGTGGTGACGGCGACCCTCAGAGAGGCAGAGGAACTGACGGCAGATCTCCGCTTCTTCCTTGACCGAGACCGCGTGGAACTCTTTCCGGAGCCGGAAGGTCCCCCCTTTCAGCCGATCTCGCCGCCGCTTGAGGTGCGCGCGGAGCGGATGAAGCGTCTCCGTGAACTTCGGGACGAGGAGCTGTCAGCCCTGGTGCTGCCAGCCCACGCCCTCTTTCGTCGACTCCTCCCGCCCGAGGAGCTGGATGCGGCCACCATGCACCTCTACCCCCAGCGGATCGTGCCTCCCGAGCAGGTCGCAGAAATTCTCGACCTCGGTGGCTATCGGGCGGTCCCCCAGGTGGAGCAAGCAGGGGAATACAGCCGCCGCGGGGGGATTTTGGACATTGGCCTTCCCCACCTGCCCCATCCGGTTCGTATCGAGTTTTTCGGAGATGAGATCGATTCGATCCGGACCTTTGATCTGGGGACGCAACGTTCGCTTACGTCCCCAGGCCAGGGGGGAGTGGTTATCCTTCCGCTCTCGGAGATTCTCCTGCGCCCGGAATCCCGGGAGTTAGCGCGGCAACGCTCAAAGGGAAAGGGATCTCCTCTGCTTCAAGGCGCGGTCGAGGTGGGAAAGTTCGGGCCCGGCCTCGAGCGCTATCTTCCCTACTTCTATCGACGGACGGTCCCCCTGTGGGAATACCTCAGTCGGGAAACGATTCTCGTCTGGGACGACCCGGACCAGGTGACGGCCAAAAGCGAGACGGCGGAGGAACTCCTGGAGGAGCAGTACGAGCGGCATCAGGGTGAAGGACTTCCCCCGCTCGGGGCGACACACCTTCAGTGGAAGGAGATCCGACAGGGGCTGGCGTACCGATCCAGGATCGACCTTTTGCCGTTTGCACCGGCACCAGGACAGGAAGCCGCACCTTTCGTTTTTGAGACCCGACCGATCGCTACGTACCAGGGGCGCTTCACCCCCTTGGTGCGTGACCTCGGATTGTGGCGTCGAGAGGGGCACGCCATTACCCTTGTGGCCAGGGGGGCGGCGCAGGCGCAGCGCCTGGGCGAGGTGCTGCGCGAGCACGACCTGGGTGCCAGTGTGAACGACGGGCCTGCCCTCCCCGGAAGCATCCACATCCTGGAGGGGGGACTCACCGCCGGCTTTCATTTTGCGCCGCTGAAACAGACCTATCTCACGGAGGCGGAAATCTTCGGCCCCCGCAGGGCTGTCTCCGTCCGACGCCCAAAAATCCGTGAGGCTCGCCCCTTTGTTGCGTTCGAGGATCTGAAATCTGGTGATGTTGTGGTTCACGTGGACCATGGCATCGGGCGGTTCCACGGACTACAGAAGCTCACGGTGGGCGAGGCGGAGGGAGATTACCTGCTGCTGGAGTATGCAGCGGGCGATAAGCTCTACGTCCCGGTGGACAAGTTCCACCTCGTCCAGCGCTACGTGGGTGCCGATGCCACGACGAGTGGCCCCCTCCTGGATCGGTTGGGATCAACGTCGTGGGCGCGGGCAAAGGAGCGGGTGCGGGCCTCCATCCGGGAAATGGCGCAGGAGCTCTTGAAGCTCTATGCCGCCCGACAGGTGGCCGAGGGGCACGCCTTCGCTTCGGATACCCCCTGGCAGCGCGAGTTTGAGGCGGCCTTTCCCTTTGAGGAGACAGGCGATCAAATCACGGCCATCCAGCAGGTCAAGGCGGATATGAGTCGGCCTCAACCCATGGACCGGCTGGTCTGCGGGGATGTTGGGTACGGCAAGACTGAGGTAGCCATGCGGGCGGCGTTCAAGGCGGTCATGGACGGAAAGCAGGTCGCCGTCCTCGTCCCCACAACCGTATTGGCCCTCCAGCACTTCCAGTCGTTCTCGGACCGCTTCGCCCCCTTTCCCATTGTGGTGGAGGTGCTGTCCCGATTCCGGACCCGCGGGGAGCAGCAAAAGGTCCTCCGCGGGCTGCGGGACGGGACCGTCGATATTGTCATCGGCACTCATCGGCTCTTGCAGAATGACGTCCGATTTCGGGATCTGGGACTCCTCGTGGTGGACGAGGAGCAACGGTTTGGCGTGGCGGCGAAGGAGCGGCTCAAGAGGCTCCGGACCGAGGTGGATGTCCTGACGTTGACGGCCACCCCCATCCCGCGGACCCTGCATATGGCGATGTTGGGGGTCCGGGATGTTTCCACCATCGAGACCCCTCCTGAGGATCGGTTGAGCATTCGCACCTACGTGACCCGTTTCGATTCCGCGGTGATTCAGCAGGCGATCGAAGAGGAAATCGGCCGAGGGGGCCAGGTCTTTTTTGTCCACAACCGAGTCGAGAGCATCCAGGCCATGGCACGGTTCCTCCATCGCTTGGTCCCCCACGTCAAGATCGCCGTGGCCCACGGGCAGATGTCGGATAACGAGCTGGAACGCGTCATGTGCGACTTTTACGCCAGGCGATACCAACTCCTCTGCTGTACGGCCATTATCGAGTCGGGCCTCGATATCCCGACGGCCAATACCATCATTATCAATCGCGCAGACCGGTTTGGGCTAGCCCAGCTGTATCAGCTTCGTGGTCGGGTTGGTCGAGATCGGTTTCGGGCTCACGCCTATCTCCTCATCCCGCGCGAGGATGCTCTCACCGAAGGTGCCCGGAAGCGTCTTCAAGTGCTTGCCGAGCTGACTGAACTGGGCTCGGGGTTCAAGATCGCATCCCGAGATTTGGAGATCCGGGGGGCGGGAAATCTCTTGGGGGTAGAGCAGCACGGGCACATCAACGCAGTGGGATTTGATCTGTACTGTCAGCTCATCCAAGAGGCGGTCGCAGAACTCAAGGGGGAGGACCGCGAAATCGTGGTCGATCCGGTGCTTCGTCTCCCGCTCGAGGCATTCATTCCTGAGGAGTACGTCTCGGATGCCACCGTCCGCCTCACGTTGTACAGACGGCTCTCGGCCGCCGCCTCCTCGGCAGAGCGCGAGGAGCTAGCCGGCGAACTCCGAGATCGGTTTGGCCCGTTTCCCCCGCCAGTGGAGCATCTCTTGACGGTCCTCGATCTGAAGGCGACGGCCCGGTCGCTTCGGATCAGAGAGATCGACGCCCGTCGCGGGATTGTCCGGATTGCGTTCGGGCCAGCCCCGACCGTCCCGCCGGAGCGGATCTTGACCCTTCTTGAGGCGATGGGAGGAGCACTCCGGTATCTGCCGGAGGATACCTTGGAGCTGAGCTGTGACAGCACCTCAACCCTCGAGCGGATCGCAAGAATCAAAGCCCTGCTCCAAGAAATGCACGAGCCCTGCGGTCAGCCGCTCGGCGGTTCGGGAGGGTCATGA
- the rfaE2 gene encoding D-glycero-beta-D-manno-heptose 1-phosphate adenylyltransferase, whose amino-acid sequence MPPGYAEKLKTLEELASITQGLRRHGKQVVFTNGCFDLLHRGHVRYLDQAKTLGDVLIVAINSDASVRALKGPGRPVMSDEERAELVTALAAVDYVLVFEELDPEKVIRALEPDVLVKGGDWPADQVVGRQIVESRGGRVCTLSYVEGASSSQLLRRIRGGNG is encoded by the coding sequence ATGCCGCCAGGCTATGCGGAAAAACTCAAGACGCTGGAGGAGCTGGCAAGCATTACGCAGGGCCTCCGCCGACACGGAAAGCAGGTGGTCTTCACCAATGGGTGTTTCGACCTGCTCCATCGAGGTCACGTTCGGTACCTGGATCAAGCCAAGACCTTGGGAGATGTCCTCATCGTTGCCATCAACAGTGACGCCTCAGTCCGTGCCCTGAAGGGGCCGGGCCGGCCGGTGATGTCTGACGAGGAACGGGCCGAACTGGTCACCGCCTTGGCCGCGGTCGATTACGTCCTCGTTTTTGAGGAGCTGGATCCCGAGAAAGTCATCCGGGCGCTCGAGCCAGACGTGCTGGTCAAAGGGGGTGATTGGCCGGCGGATCAAGTCGTCGGGCGGCAGATCGTAGAGAGTCGCGGGGGGCGGGTCTGTACCCTGTCGTACGTCGAGGGGGCATCGAGCAGTCAACTCCTCCGACGCATCCGGGGAGGAAACGGATGA
- the otsB gene encoding trehalose-phosphatase: MIHLFRTWNRCAARIRQAEQIALLFDFDGTLSPIASRPGIPRLSPSHRKMLQALSQDSQVAIGIISGRGLRDLRRRIGIRGLYYAGNHGLELQGPNLRFLHPGAAATRPVLVRIARELRKRLAGIFGVLVEDKTLSLSFHYRRVPRARHSTVQDIFMQTVSPYLKRGEIRVTRGKMVLEVRPAVQWDKGNAVKLIRREIERSRSPRKILLCYLGDDETDEAAFAALRANDLAVFVGGRKPSSAASYYLRDQEEVKEFLKRCRHLRTAMVA, from the coding sequence ATGATCCATCTCTTCCGCACCTGGAACCGCTGTGCCGCGCGGATCCGGCAGGCGGAACAGATTGCCCTCTTGTTCGATTTTGATGGGACCCTCAGCCCCATCGCGAGCCGCCCGGGGATTCCCCGCCTCTCCCCATCTCACCGGAAGATGTTGCAGGCCCTCAGTCAGGACAGCCAGGTGGCCATTGGGATCATCAGCGGTCGTGGACTGCGGGATCTGCGGAGGCGCATCGGGATCCGGGGACTCTACTACGCGGGGAACCATGGCCTGGAGCTGCAAGGGCCAAACCTTCGTTTTCTTCACCCGGGGGCGGCGGCGACGCGCCCGGTGCTCGTCCGAATCGCCAGAGAGCTCCGGAAGCGACTTGCGGGGATTTTCGGAGTCCTCGTCGAGGATAAGACCTTAAGCCTCAGCTTCCACTATCGGCGAGTCCCCCGGGCCCGACATTCCACCGTCCAAGACATCTTCATGCAGACGGTAAGCCCGTATCTGAAGCGGGGAGAGATTCGTGTCACCCGGGGAAAGATGGTCTTGGAAGTGCGCCCCGCGGTACAGTGGGATAAGGGGAATGCCGTCAAGCTCATCCGGAGAGAGATCGAACGAAGCCGGTCGCCTCGCAAGATCTTGCTCTGCTATCTGGGGGACGATGAGACCGACGAGGCCGCCTTTGCCGCCCTGCGAGCGAACGACTTGGCGGTCTTCGTGGGAGGCCGAAAGCCAAGCAGTGCCGCCTCGTATTACCTTCGGGACCAGGAAGAGGTCAAGGAGTTTCTAAAACGATGCAGGCACCTCAGAACCGCGATGGTCGCCTGA
- a CDS encoding trehalose-6-phosphate synthase: MIHRAALQDFVKTKMRATRVVVVSNRQPYMHIYDGDRVIWRRPAGGLVVALDPVLRVAKGSWVASGQTPADRIVVDAEGRVRVPPEDPQYTLRRVFLSKEQEEGYYHGFGNEVLWPLCHTAFVRPIFRASDWQHYQAVNQVMSDAALKEAGQGRALIWSQDFHLALLPRFLKQARPDLSVAHFWHTPWPTPEVFRICPWRRELLEGMLGADLLGFQIRYHCDNFLATVANELEAKIIAEQSAVQYRGRMTVVKPFPISIDYHRIVQDLESPEVEEETRRIDRLLGGRPEFLAVGVDRIDYTKGIVERLHAIDRFLERYPHYVGRFVYLGIGAPSRIHIPAYKELRGDIAQRVEEINWKYGTETWQPVILLDQQVSYPRVLAYLAMADVCLVTALHDGMNLVSKEFIAAQQGEKPGVLILSRFTGAARELAEAPSINPYDIEGSAEAIRQALEMPQEERGRRCRWLQEQIQDHDIYRWALDMLKEVRRIRRGRL, translated from the coding sequence ATGATTCATCGTGCAGCATTACAGGATTTTGTAAAGACCAAGATGAGGGCCACCCGAGTGGTGGTCGTCTCCAACCGTCAGCCGTATATGCATATCTACGACGGGGATCGTGTCATCTGGCGACGGCCTGCCGGTGGGCTCGTAGTGGCGCTTGATCCGGTGCTCCGCGTAGCCAAAGGGAGCTGGGTGGCCTCCGGGCAGACTCCGGCGGACCGGATTGTCGTGGATGCCGAGGGCCGGGTGCGGGTCCCGCCAGAGGATCCTCAGTACACCCTCCGGCGGGTTTTTCTGAGCAAGGAGCAGGAAGAGGGGTACTACCATGGCTTCGGCAACGAGGTCCTCTGGCCCCTCTGCCATACCGCCTTCGTCCGGCCGATCTTTCGCGCCTCAGACTGGCAGCATTATCAGGCGGTGAATCAGGTCATGAGCGATGCCGCCCTGAAGGAAGCCGGACAAGGGCGCGCCTTGATCTGGAGCCAAGATTTTCATCTCGCGCTCTTACCGCGGTTCCTGAAGCAGGCGCGACCGGATCTGAGCGTGGCGCATTTCTGGCACACGCCCTGGCCGACCCCCGAGGTCTTTCGGATCTGTCCCTGGAGACGAGAGCTGCTGGAGGGGATGCTGGGGGCTGACCTGCTCGGATTTCAGATCCGCTACCACTGCGATAACTTCCTGGCCACGGTGGCCAATGAGCTAGAGGCCAAGATTATTGCCGAGCAATCGGCGGTTCAGTACCGGGGGCGTATGACCGTTGTCAAACCCTTCCCCATTAGCATCGATTATCATCGTATCGTTCAGGACCTCGAATCGCCCGAAGTCGAAGAAGAGACGCGCCGGATTGATCGCCTGCTGGGAGGGCGACCGGAGTTCCTGGCGGTTGGAGTGGACCGAATTGACTACACGAAAGGCATCGTGGAGCGGCTCCATGCCATCGATCGGTTCCTCGAGCGGTATCCACACTACGTGGGGCGGTTCGTTTACCTGGGGATTGGGGCCCCCAGCCGGATCCACATCCCCGCGTACAAGGAACTCCGGGGGGACATCGCCCAGCGAGTCGAAGAGATCAACTGGAAGTACGGGACGGAGACGTGGCAGCCGGTGATCCTCTTGGACCAACAGGTTAGTTACCCGAGGGTTCTCGCCTATCTTGCGATGGCGGATGTCTGCCTCGTGACGGCCCTGCATGATGGCATGAATTTGGTGAGCAAGGAATTTATCGCTGCGCAACAGGGGGAGAAGCCAGGCGTTCTGATCCTCAGTCGGTTTACCGGCGCGGCCCGCGAACTCGCTGAGGCGCCGTCGATTAACCCATATGACATCGAGGGGTCTGCCGAGGCCATCCGGCAGGCGCTTGAGATGCCTCAGGAAGAGCGGGGCAGGCGCTGCCGGTGGCTCCAGGAGCAGATTCAGGATCACGATATCTACCGGTGGGCCCTGGATATGCTCAAGGAAGTCAGGCGGATCCGTCGCGGGCGGTTATGA